One region of Eupeodes corollae chromosome 1, idEupCoro1.1, whole genome shotgun sequence genomic DNA includes:
- the LOC129938938 gene encoding uncharacterized protein LOC129938938, with the protein MSSKSSKYELESPKWLNEDFFDMVLRKFLKDDTIKVKSLSIAPATIINDHYGSTMFRTTIDYSDSKNNNFTIPYIVKTATEVESVKKDILSDSFVFKTETRMYSETIPKIEMILRKYGDDTTIGPKLVYSAMTPHEVIILEDLKTQGFFALDDDYPNIEQIKRAISKIAKWHAVSYKLAHEEPESITTYNDGIASLKLEKIDFFTSGIKNFINNILSTDEELKKYIPYFEEIDKTLIETFSNIGNAYKRGDRALFVLNHGDFHFKNMMLKLKKSGELDDLLLIDYQMCSYGPAVMDLTYALYLLMDSETRWNKREEIIYEYFEEFRDTLKKIEFCGEVPKMMDLQIDFIKYQKYETMLVAIFLPVALAFHDKDLRVDDIMESSETRTKLYQHPRVMKEVKRILPMLLYKGALD; encoded by the exons atgtcgTCAAAATCTAGTAAATATGAGCTTGAAAGCCCCAAGTGGCTAAATGAAGATTTCTTTGATATGGTTTTACGAAAGTTTCTTAAAGATGACACTATTAAG gtTAAAAGCTTGTCGATAGCTCCAGCAACCATAATCAACGATCACTATGGAAGTACAATGTTTCGAACTACTATTGACTACTCtgattcaaaaaacaacaactttacaATTCCGTATATTGTAAAAACTGCAACAGAAGTGGAAAGTGTGAAAAAGGATATACTGAGTGattcgtttgttttcaaaactgaaaCTCGAATGTATTCGGAAACAATTCCGAAAATAGAAATGATCTTACGGAAGTACGGCGATGATACTACTATAGGGCCAAA attagtCTACTCAGCTATGACACCACATGAGGTTATTATTTTAGAAGACTTGAAAACCCAAGGATTTTTTGCACTTGATGACGACTATCCAAATATTGAACAAATCAAAAGAGCCATTTCGAAAATTGCTAAGTGGCATGCTGTTAGTTATAAGCTGGCACACGAA GAACCCGAATCAATAACGACGTATAACGATGGAATTGCTAGtttgaaattggaaaaaatcgaTTTCTTTACTTCTGgcatcaaaaattttattaacaatattttatcaaccGATGAGgagctcaaaaaatatattccatattttgaagaaatcgaTAAGACACTTATTGAAACTTTTTCAAACATCGGAAATGCTTACAAACGTGGTGATAGGGCTTTATTCGTTCTCAATCATGgagattttcattttaaaaatatgatgttAAAGCTCAAAAAATCTGGAGAGTTGGATGATCTTTTGTTA ATCGATTATCAAATGTGCTCTTATGGCCCAGCTGTGATGGACTTAACTTATGCCCTTTATTTGTTAATGGATAGTGAAACACGATGGAATAAACGTGAAGAAATTATTTATGAGTATTTCGAGGAGTTTCGAGAcacattgaaaaaaatcgagttttGTGGTGAAGTACCAAAAATGATGGATTTACAAATTGATTtcatcaaatatcaaaaatatg aaacaatgCTTGTGGCAATTTTCCTTCCAGTTGCTCTTGCATTTCATGATAAGGACTTAAGAGTCGATGATATAATGGAATCATCGGAAACTCGAACTAAATTATATCAGCATCCGAGGGTTATGAAGGAAGTTAAGAGAATTTTACCGATGCTTTTGTATAAAGGTGCTTtagattga
- the LOC129938769 gene encoding uncharacterized protein LOC129938769: MADSYNKDELEAPGWLNKPFFEGVLKKCENTDVIVVNDIKMSPATAKGDHYASVMFRATLNYDSKTAKGLTKSLIIKTMPQVEGHKMDFLKESYIFETEIAMYSKTIPMFEAELRKIGDNTILGAKALYHSLTPQKCIIFEDIVPLGYQTLSTRTADMEQSKSALLKLAKWHAVSYKLAAEGDTSLTDYKHGIFSLKEFETSTFVQNGMKQFIAKCETIEELKQYVPKLQALEKDLLKRCHQSFESYFQPNAKGIFVLCHGDFHSKNMMFKKNSKGENEDVMLVDFQLCYFGPAILDIIYGLYTILTGDVRKNHLEEIIHYYSSNFIETLHKLNFKGSFPKISEFFIELLRHSHFEIFMMSTFLPVFYAFETEVIDPEELMTSEGAGKSLYNNERYIEDVKRMLPIMHNRGYLD; this comes from the exons ATGGCCGATAGTTATAATAAAGATGAACTTGAAGCTCCGGGATGGTTGAATAAACCGTTTTTTGaaggagttttgaaaaaatgtgaaaataccGATGTGATTGTG GTCAATGATATTAAAATGTCACCAGCAACAGCCAAAGGTGATCACTATGCTAGTGTTATGTTTCGAGCAACCTTAAACTATGATTCGAAAACCGCAAAAGGATTGACCAAatctttaattattaaaactatgCCTCAAGTTGAAGGACATAAGatggattttttgaaagaatcgTACATTTTCGAAACTGAAATTGCCATGTATTCAAAAACGATTCCAATGTTCGAAGCAGAATTAAGGAAAATCGGTGATAACACAATTTTGGGAGCTAA GGCACTATATCATTCACTAACACcccaaaaatgtattatatttgAGGATATTGTTCCATTGGGCTATCAGACTTTGTCAACCAGAACGGCTGACATGGAGCAATCAAAATCTGCTCTTTTAAAGTTGGCAAAGTGGCATGCAGTTAGCTATAAACTCGCAGCTGag ggTGACACATCTCTAACAGATTATAAACATGGGATTTTCAGCCTTAAAGAGTTCGAAACAAGTACTTTTGTTCAAAATGGCATGAaacaatttattgcaaaatgtGAAACAATCGAAGAACTCAAGCAGTACGTACCTAAGCTTCAAGCTCTTGAAAAGGATCTATTGAAGCGATGTCACCAATCATTCGAGAGTTATTTTCAACCCAATGCCAAAGGGATTTTTGTTCTTTGTCATGGAGACTTTCACAGTAAAAATATGATGTTCAAGAAGAATAGCAAAGGTGAAAACGAAGATGTCATGTTG GTTGATTTTCAACTTTGCTATTTCGGACCTGCCATTTTGGATATCATCTATGGATTGTACACAATTCTCACGGGAGATGTTCGTAAAAATCATCTTGAAGAAATAATTCATTATTATTCTTCCAATTTCATTGAAACACTTCACAAACTAAATTTCAAAGGAAGTTTCCCTAAAatttctgaattttttattgaacttcTTCGTCATTCgcattttg AGATCTTTATGATGTCCACATTTTTACCAGTGTTTTATGCATTTGAAACAGAAGTGATAGATCCTGAAGAACTTATGACTTCTGAAGGTGCCGGCAAAAGTCTCTATAATAATGAACGCTACATAGAAGACGTAAAACGTATGCTACCGATTATGCATAATCGTGGTTATTTAgattaa